One part of the Sander vitreus isolate 19-12246 chromosome 10, sanVit1, whole genome shotgun sequence genome encodes these proteins:
- the slbp gene encoding histone RNA hairpin-binding protein isoform X1 produces MSDWTRGRRSDPHSSKPENRKRGVDGSLRANREAGGSGRENGGHTDGSYRYSEKRHASFTTPESTGPVSRCSRPADWGSQVDEDDEMRRDVHRDMQRYRRRILGAEVTQRERKTSSGSSESCDSREGENMETDEAVLLRRQKQINYGKNTLAYDRYTKEVPKHMRQPGVHPKTPNKFRKYSRRSWDQQIKLWKVKLHAWDPPTVDGQDKVLDIEELDLGDVMDIELDFPTLPDSQNAPASLPARSLSLEGEDCSGTPVKVQKTETTVEPDMA; encoded by the exons ATGTCTGACTGGACCAGAGGCAGACGAAGTGACCCTCACAGCAGCAAACCTGAAAATAG GAAACGAGGGGTCGACGGAAGCCTGCGGGCCAACAGAGAAGCAGGTGGTAGTGGTAGGGAGAACGGCGGCCACaccgacggcagctacagataCTCTGAAAAAAGACATGCTAG TTTCACCACTCCAGAGAGCACAGGCCCGGTGTCTCGCTGCAGCAGACCGGCTGACTGGGGCAGCCAGGTAGATGAGGATGATGAGATGAGGAGGGATGTACACAGAGACATGCAGCG TTACAGGAGGAGGATACTGGGTGCAGAGGtcacccagagagagagaaagacctcGTCTGGCTCTTCTGAGAG ctgtgactcaagagagggagaaaacatGGAGACCGATGAGGCTGTGTTGCTACGGCGCCAGAAACAGATCAACTATGGCAAGAACACACTGGCCTATGACCGATACACCAAGGAAGTTCCAAA ACACATGCGTCAGCCGGGTGTTCACCCAAAGACTCCCAATAAGTTCAGGAAGTACAGCCGGCGCTCCTGGGACCAGCAGATCAAACTGTGGAAGGTCAAACTGCACGCCTGGGACCCCCCAACAGTGGATGGCCAGGACAAAGTCCTTGATAT TGAGGAGCTGGATCTCGGTGACGTAATGGACATTGAGCTGGACTTCCCAACCTTGCCGGACTCCCAGAATGCCCCAGCCTCTCTCCCCGCACGCAGCCTTTCACTGGAG GGTGAAGACTGCTCGGGTACTCCAGTCAAAGTACAGAAGACAGAAACCACAGTGGAGCCTGACATGGCATAG
- the slbp gene encoding histone RNA hairpin-binding protein isoform X2, giving the protein MSDWTRGRRSDPHSSKPENRKRGVDGSLRANREAGGSGRENGGHTDGSYRYSEKRHASFTTPESTGPVSRCSRPADWGSQVDEDDEMRRDVHRDMQRRRILGAEVTQRERKTSSGSSESCDSREGENMETDEAVLLRRQKQINYGKNTLAYDRYTKEVPKHMRQPGVHPKTPNKFRKYSRRSWDQQIKLWKVKLHAWDPPTVDGQDKVLDIEELDLGDVMDIELDFPTLPDSQNAPASLPARSLSLEGEDCSGTPVKVQKTETTVEPDMA; this is encoded by the exons ATGTCTGACTGGACCAGAGGCAGACGAAGTGACCCTCACAGCAGCAAACCTGAAAATAG GAAACGAGGGGTCGACGGAAGCCTGCGGGCCAACAGAGAAGCAGGTGGTAGTGGTAGGGAGAACGGCGGCCACaccgacggcagctacagataCTCTGAAAAAAGACATGCTAG TTTCACCACTCCAGAGAGCACAGGCCCGGTGTCTCGCTGCAGCAGACCGGCTGACTGGGGCAGCCAGGTAGATGAGGATGATGAGATGAGGAGGGATGTACACAGAGACATGCAGCG GAGGAGGATACTGGGTGCAGAGGtcacccagagagagagaaagacctcGTCTGGCTCTTCTGAGAG ctgtgactcaagagagggagaaaacatGGAGACCGATGAGGCTGTGTTGCTACGGCGCCAGAAACAGATCAACTATGGCAAGAACACACTGGCCTATGACCGATACACCAAGGAAGTTCCAAA ACACATGCGTCAGCCGGGTGTTCACCCAAAGACTCCCAATAAGTTCAGGAAGTACAGCCGGCGCTCCTGGGACCAGCAGATCAAACTGTGGAAGGTCAAACTGCACGCCTGGGACCCCCCAACAGTGGATGGCCAGGACAAAGTCCTTGATAT TGAGGAGCTGGATCTCGGTGACGTAATGGACATTGAGCTGGACTTCCCAACCTTGCCGGACTCCCAGAATGCCCCAGCCTCTCTCCCCGCACGCAGCCTTTCACTGGAG GGTGAAGACTGCTCGGGTACTCCAGTCAAAGTACAGAAGACAGAAACCACAGTGGAGCCTGACATGGCATAG